The following DNA comes from Ignavibacteria bacterium.
TGCTGGGAAAAGTGGCATCTGAATCTCTATTGAAAACTAAGGAACCATTGAATAAATTACGGGGCAAGACCCATGATTACAAAGGATGGAAAGTAAGAGTTACATTCCACCCTGCAGCGCTGCTTCGGAATCCCAACTGGAAGCGTCCCACATGGGAAGATATGCAGGAATTCAAAGCCTTATATGAAGAATTAACCGGTAAAAACCATAAATAGATTTAAAATAAAATACAAAATTTTCATTAAGAAGTAAAAATAATTAAGTATAGATTCAAATAATTCATAATGTTCTTTTTTTTGTCAGTTTTCAAAATTTTATCCGTTATTATGAATTGTTATTCTCAAAAATTTCCTTATATTCAGTAGTCAATGTTTAGATATTTATTTGTCAATTTTATGTAAACAGTTGTTAATAACTGCTATATATTATTGTAAATTATTAAATTAAGTTTGTATGGCTAAATCTAAAATGCTTGATCTTAAGCAAGATCAAGAGATTAAAATATTTGAAGGGAAAATACCTCCACATTCCAAGGATATGGAAATTGGAGTTATTGGCTCATTAATAATGGATAATCGATTAATAGACGAATTAATATCTATATTGCAACCGAAACATTTCTATTCAATGCATAATTCAATGATATATAGAGCAATTATTGAGTTAAGGGATAGAAATGAACCAGTTGATTTATTAACTCTTACAGAGGAATTAAGAATTAGATCAGAATTAGAAGCAGTTGGTGGTCCAGCTTATTTATCTCAAGTTATTGAGTTCATTGGTACTAAAGAAAGTATAGTTTCATGGGCTAATACAATTGTTGATCATTGGATAAGGAGAGAGTTAATATTATTAACTTATTATCTAACTGAACAATCTTTTGATGTTTCTAATCATACGCAATCACTTTTGGATTCAGCACAGCAGAAGATATTTGAAGTTACAGGTTATTTCCAAAAGAAAAATTATACAAATATTCAAGATGAGGTACGTGATACAATGGAGTACGTGGAAACTATCCACGAACGCCATGAAAAAGGCGCTACTGTATTTGGTGTGCCTACCGGGTATGATGAGCTTGACGCTTTAACAGGCGGATTCCAGAAATCAGAGCTGATTATCATTGCCGGCAGGCCATCACATGGAAAAACCGCGCTCGCATTGAATTTCGCACGTAATGCAGCGGTTGATCACGGCAAAAATATCGGCATATTTTCAATTGAAATGAGTAACCGCGAGCTTGCCTTAAGGTTTATTTGCCTGGAGTCAAAAGTGGATATCGCAAAGCTTAAAACAGGCAGGCTTCCGGAATCAGACTGGGCTAAAATTGCCAAGCAGACACCAAGGCTTATGAGCAGTAAAATTAATGTTATAATTGATGATTCTTCACCGCTCAGCCTGCTTGAGCTGCGTTCCAAAGCACGCAGAATGAAAGCGCTGCAGAATATAGATATGGTAATGATAGATTACCTGCAGCTTATGGAAGTTTCAAACAAGGGAAACCTTGACAGGCATCTCGAAATTGCATATATAACAAGGGGTTTAAAGCAGCTGGCAAAGGAACTTGATATCCCCGTTGTTGCGTTATCCCAGTTAAGCCGTAAAGTTGAAGAGCGCGCAGGCAAAGAAAAACGCCCGCAGCTATCAGATCTAAGGGAATCAGGTGCAATTGAACAGGATGCTGACGTTGTTATATTTATTAACAGACCCGATATATATATCAGCAAAGATGACCCCAAGTTCCATGAAGTTCAGGGTCTGGCTGAAGTAATAGTCGGCAAACAGCGTAACGGTCCCATTGGCGAAGCCAAGCTGACGTTCATTCACAATTATGCTATGTTTGCCAATCGCGCTAAAGATGCAGAGCCTTCATATTACGCTCCGCAGGATGCGCCATTCTAATCCTGAACGCAGTGA
Coding sequences within:
- the dnaB gene encoding replicative DNA helicase translates to MAKSKMLDLKQDQEIKIFEGKIPPHSKDMEIGVIGSLIMDNRLIDELISILQPKHFYSMHNSMIYRAIIELRDRNEPVDLLTLTEELRIRSELEAVGGPAYLSQVIEFIGTKESIVSWANTIVDHWIRRELILLTYYLTEQSFDVSNHTQSLLDSAQQKIFEVTGYFQKKNYTNIQDEVRDTMEYVETIHERHEKGATVFGVPTGYDELDALTGGFQKSELIIIAGRPSHGKTALALNFARNAAVDHGKNIGIFSIEMSNRELALRFICLESKVDIAKLKTGRLPESDWAKIAKQTPRLMSSKINVIIDDSSPLSLLELRSKARRMKALQNIDMVMIDYLQLMEVSNKGNLDRHLEIAYITRGLKQLAKELDIPVVALSQLSRKVEERAGKEKRPQLSDLRESGAIEQDADVVIFINRPDIYISKDDPKFHEVQGLAEVIVGKQRNGPIGEAKLTFIHNYAMFANRAKDAEPSYYAPQDAPF